The window TGCCCGCGGAAACGCGCCGCCTGCTGTCGGAGTTGGTGGGCGGCGATGCGCGCCGGGCGCTGAACAGCCTGGAAATGATGGCGGACATGGCGGAGATCGATGCCAAAGGCGTGCGGGTGCTGACGCCGGAGTTGCTGAAAGAGGTGTCGGGCGAGCGCAGCGCGCGCTTCGACAACAAGGGCGACCGTTATTACGACCTGATTTCCGCGCTGCATAAATCAGTGCGCGGTTCGGCGCCGGACGCCGCGCTGTACTGGTATGCGCGCATCATTACCGCCGGCGGCGATCCGCTCTATGTGGCGCGCCGTCTGTTGGCGATTGCCTCTGAAGACGTGGGCAACGCCGATCCGCGCGGCATGCAGGTGGCGATCGCCGCCTGGGATTGCTTCACCCGCGTGGGGCCGGCCGAGGGCGAACGCGCCATCGCGCAGGCGATTGTTTACCTGGCCTGCGCGCCGAAAAGCAATGCGGTTTACACCGCGTTCAAGGCCGCCATGCGCGATGCCAAAGAGCAGGCCGATTATGACGTGCCGGAGCACCTGCGCAACGCGCCGACCAAGCTGATGAAGGAGATGGGGCTGGGGGCGGAATACCGTTACGCCCACGACGAACCCAACGCCTACGCCGCCGGTGAGAGCTATTTCCCGCCCGAAATGGCCCATACGCGCTACTACCAACCGACCTCGCGCGGGCTGGAAGGGAAAATCGGCGAAAAGTTGGCATGGCTGGCTGAGCAGGATCAAAATAGCCCGACAAAACGCTACCGCTAGCGTGGCCGTTGCGGTAAGGTTAGCGGGTATCACTCTTCTTTTATGCGGCTATAAATCAGCCGCATAGAACAACAACACTTCTTTCAATAACAACAAGCACAGGATTAGCATGCTCGATCCCAATCTGCTGCGTAATGAGCTAGACGCAGTCGCCGTCAAACTGGCTCGCCGAGGCTTTAAACTCGATCTGGATCTGCTGCGTTCGCAGGAAGAACGCCGCAAAGTTCTGCAGGTAGAAACTGAAACGCTGCAAGCGGAACGCAACTCCCGATCGAAATCCATCGGCGCGGCCAAAGCGCGTGGGGAAGACATCGAGCCGCTGCGTCGCGAAGTGAACGAGCTGGGTGACAAGCTGGATGCCGCCAAGGCGGCGCTGGATGCGCTGCAAAGCGAGATCCGCGATTACGCTCTGACGCTGCCTAACCTGCCGGACGACGCGGTGCCGGATGGTAAAGACGACAGCGAAAACCTGGAAGTCACCCGCTGGGGCGAACCGCGCCAGTACGACTTCGCGGTGCGCGATCACGTCGATCTGGGCGAAATGGCCGGCGGGCTGGATTTTGCCGCCGCGGTTAAGCTGACCGGTTCGCGTTTCGTGGTCATGAAAGGGCAAATCGCCCGCATGCACCGCGCGCTGTCCCAGTTCATGCTGGATCTGCACACCGAGCAGCACGGCTACCTGGAGGCCTACGTACCTTATCTGGTCAACCACGCCACGCTGTATGGCACCGGCCAACTGCCGAAGTTCGGCGAAGATCTGTTCCATACCCGCCCGCTGGAAGAAGAAGCCGACAGCAGCAACTACGCGCTGATCCCAACGGCGGAAGTGCCGCTGACCAACCTGGTGCGCGACGAGATCGTGGAAGAGGAAACTCTGCCGCTGAAGATGACCGCGCACACGCCATGCTTCCGTGCGGAAGCCGGTTCTTACGGTCGCGATACCCGCGGTTTGATCCGCATGCACCAGTTCGACAAGGTCGAGATGGTGCAGATCGTCCGTCCGGAAGATTCGATGGATGCCCTGGAAGAGCTGACCGGCCACGCGGAAAAAGTGCTGCAGCTGCTGAACCTGCCTTACCGCAAGGTGCTGCTGTGCACCGGCGATATGGGCTTCGGCGCATGCAAGACCTACGATCTGGAAGTGTGGCTGCCGGCGCAGAACACCTACCGCGAGATCTCGTCCTGCTCCAACATGTGGGACTTCCAGGCGCGTCGCATGCAGGCGCGTTGCCGCAGCAAGGCCGACAAGAAGCCGCGTCTGGTTCACACGCTGAACGGCTCCGGCCTGGCGGTCGGCCGTACGCTGGTGGCGGTGCTGGAAAACTACCAGCAGGCCGACGGTCGCATTCAGGTGCCTGAAGTGCTGCGTCCTTATATGGGCGGCCTGGAATACATCGGCTAAACGGCAAGCTACGAGAAAAAAGCGCCTGCGGGCGCTTTTTTTATGTCGAGAATTCAGTCTGTCGCCAGCGCGTAGGCCTGTTTAATGTAGTCCGCCAGATGCTTGCTTTTCACCTCGGCGAGCGAGTGGAGCTTGATGTGCCGCCGATATTGGCCGTTGCCTTCAAGTTGCTGATAGCGATCTTCCAGTCGGTGCCCTTGGCCGAATTCCACCGTGACGTGACTGCGGTAGGCGAAAACGCCGCAGAAAAATTGAGTATGCGAGAACATGATGCCGCCGTATTTGACCGATTCGGTGACGCCACTGCCGCTCGCCGTGGCGACCCGGCGCACCTGTTGTACGATCTCCAGCAGCTCGCCGTGCGTGCTGCCGATGTCTGCCAGCAAGGTCTCGACCGCCGCATTATTTGCCTGACTCATCTCGCTTCTCCGTCGTTAAATTCGCTCTGCGCTGAGCATAGCGCTTTTTCAGCCGCTTAGCCGGAAACAAATCGTGCGCTGGAATGATAAGAGGCGATTGACTTTTTTATCGCCAGTGGCATGATGCGCGCACTCTCATTGCGCGTTCGGTCACAATTTCACTATGTCCGCATACTCCCGCCCAGTGCTCCTATTGCTCTGCGGCCTTTTGCTGCTCACGGTATCCATTGCCGTTTTGAATACGTTAGTGCCGCTTTGGTTAACCCATGCCCAGCTGTCAACCTGGCAGGTGGGCATGGTCAGCTCCTCTTATTTCAGCGGTAACCTGTTGGGCACGTTGGTGGCGGGCAGACTGATCCAGCGCGTCGGCTTTACCCGCAGCTATCATCTTTCTTGTCTGGTGTTCGCCGCGGCGACCGCCGGCATGGTGCTGTCGATCGATTTCTGGAGCTGGCTGGGCTGGCGCTTCTTCGCCGGCGTCGGTTGCGCCTGGATCTGGGTGATCGTGGAGAGCGCGCTGTTGCGCAGCGGTAACCTGAGCAACCGTGGCCAGCTGCTGGCGGCCTATATGATAGTCTATTACCTCGGTACGGTGACCGGCCAATTGCTGTTGAGCATGACCTCGACCGAATTGCTGCACGTGGTGCCGTGGGTGACCGCCATTGTGATCAGCGCGATGTTGCCAATGCTGTTCGCGCGGGTCAACCGCCATGAAGACGAGCCGCAGCAGGCGGCGGTATGGACAATGTTGAGACGCCGCAGCGCGCGCCTCGGCATCAACGGCTGCATCATCTCCGGCATCGTGCTCGGTTCGCTGTATGGCCTGATGCCGCTGTATCTCTCCCATCAGGGCATGAGTGACGCCAACGTGGGTTACTGGATGGCGCTGCTGGTCAGCTCCGGCATCGTCGGGCAATGGCCGGTCGGGCGCCTGGCCGATCGTTACGGGCGCCTGCTGGTGCTGCGCATTCAGGTGTTCGTGGTGATCCTCGCCAGCGTGGCGATGCTCGGCAACTACGCCATGGCGCCTTCGCTGTTCATCCTCGGCTGCGCTGGCTTTACCCTTTACCCGGTGGCGATGTCCTGGGCCTGCGAGAAGGCAATGCCGCACGAACTGGTGGCGATGAACCAGGCGCTGCTGATGAGTTACACCATCGGCAGCCTGCTGGGCCCATCGATGACGGCGCTGCTGATGCAAAACTACTCCGATCGCGTGCTGTTCGTGATGATCGCCGCCGTGGCGCTGGTTTACCTGCTGATGCTGCTGAAAAAGCAAAAGCCGGATCGCCACCACACGCCGTTCGCCGCCGCCTGAGCATAAAAAAACCGGCCATGAGCCGGTTTTTCTTTTGGCGTGCGCCAATCAGTAAATCACTTTGTGGCCGTAGCTTTCCAGGATGCCTTTGACGCGATCCATGGTCTCGGCCTTCGGCGGATGTACGCCGTCCAGTTTGTACTCTTCCCCCATCGCTATCCATTTGTGCTTGCCCAGCTCGTGGTAAGGCAGCAGCTCGATTTTCTCGATGTTGGTCATGTCTTTGGTGAACTCGCCCAGCAGGTGCGCCGATTTATCGTCGTCTGACCAGCCCGGCACCACCACGTAACGGATCCAGGTGCGCTGGTTGCGTTTCGCCAGATAGCGGGCGAATTCCAACGTGCGGTGGTTGGAGACGCCGACCAGATTCTGGTGGATCTCGTCGTTCATCTGTTTCAGATCCAGCATCACCAGATCGGTGGTGTCCAGCAATTCGTCGATCACCGGATCGTAGCGGCGTACAAAGCCATTGGTGTCCAGGCAGGTGTTGATGCCTTCGGCATGGCAGGCGCGGAACCAGTCGCGCACGAATTCAGCCTGCAGGATCGCCTCGCCGCCGGACGCGGTCACGCCGCCGCCGGAAGCGTTCATGAAGTGGCGGTAGGCCACCGCGTCTTTCATCAGCTCTTCGACGGTCACTTCTTTGCCGCCGTGGGTGTCCCAGGTGTCACGGTTATGGCAATAGAGGCAGCGCATCAGGCAGCCCTGGAAGAAGACGATAAAGCGGATCCCGGGCCCATCGACGGTGCCGCAGGATTCGAAGGAGTGGATGCGACCAGTTACTGACATTGCGGGGTTTTCTCCAATATGGACTGTCAAACGCAGTCTAAAAATAGGCGCGTGGCCGCCGGCCAGGTATCTGCGATGCAGCGGCGGGGGATCCGCCACCGGGGGTAATGATGCCTGTCGGCCGGTCAGTTGCCGGATAACTGTTTTGCCGGCTATCCATTTCAGTATAGATGTCCGGCAAAACAGACTCGTACAGAGTCAGGGGAGAGCGGTGGGAGAAAAGGGCCGGCAGAACCGGCCCTGACGTTGGCACCGGGCGGTTTCCCGCCCGGTCGGCGTTATTACATCGTTTGAGTGAAGGTACGAGTAATGACGTCCTGCTGTTGCTCTTTGGTCAGCGAGTTGAAGCGCACGGCGTAACCGGAGACGCGGATGGTCAGCTGAGGGTATTTCTCAGGGTTTTCCATCGCGTCCAGCAGCATTTCGCGGTTCATTACGTTGACGTTCAGGTGCTGGCCGCCTTCGATGGAGGCTTCATGGTGGAAGTAACCATCCATCAGGCCCGCCAGGTTGGCTTTACGCACGTCGTCGTCTTTACCCAGCGCGTTAGGCACGATGGAGAAGGTGTAGGAGATCCCGTCTTTCGCGTAGGCAAACGGCAGTTTGGCTACCGAGGTCAGGGAGGCTACTGCGCCTTTCTGGTCGCGGCCGTGCATCGGGTTGGCGCCTGGGCCGAATGGTGCGCCGGCGCGGCGGCCATCCGGGGTGTTACCGGTTTTCTTGCCGTACACCACGTTGGAGGTGATGGTCAGTACGGACTGAGTCGGTACTGCGTTGCGGTAGGTGCGCAGTTTCTGAATTTTCTTCATGAAACGTTCCACCAGGTCGCAGGCGATGTCATCGACGCGGGCGTCGTTGTTACCGAACTGCGGATACTCGCCTTCCACTTTGAAGTCGATAGCCAGGCCGTCTTCGTCGCGAATGGTGGTGACTTTCGCGTACTTGATGGCGGACAGGGAGTCGGCCGCAACGGACAGACCGGCGATGCCGCAAGCCATGGTGCGATAAACGTCACGGTCATGCAGCGCCATCAGCGCAGCTTCGTAGCTGTACTTGTCGTGCATGTAGTGAATGATGTTCAGCGCGGTCACGTACTGCTTGGCCAGCCAATCCATAAAGTGGTCCATGC of the Serratia marcescens subsp. marcescens ATCC 13880 genome contains:
- a CDS encoding replication-associated recombination protein A; the protein is MRPTTLAQYIGQQHLLAAGKPLPRAIEAGQLHSMILWGPPGTGKTTLAELIGRYGQADVERISAVTSGIKEIREAIERARQNRDAGRRTILFVDEVHRFNKSQQDAFLPHIEDGTITFIGATTENPSFELNSALLSRARVYLLKALTAEDIGQVLDQAMSDKARGFGNQNVELPAETRRLLSELVGGDARRALNSLEMMADMAEIDAKGVRVLTPELLKEVSGERSARFDNKGDRYYDLISALHKSVRGSAPDAALYWYARIITAGGDPLYVARRLLAIASEDVGNADPRGMQVAIAAWDCFTRVGPAEGERAIAQAIVYLACAPKSNAVYTAFKAAMRDAKEQADYDVPEHLRNAPTKLMKEMGLGAEYRYAHDEPNAYAAGESYFPPEMAHTRYYQPTSRGLEGKIGEKLAWLAEQDQNSPTKRYR
- the serS gene encoding serine--tRNA ligase, which encodes MLDPNLLRNELDAVAVKLARRGFKLDLDLLRSQEERRKVLQVETETLQAERNSRSKSIGAAKARGEDIEPLRREVNELGDKLDAAKAALDALQSEIRDYALTLPNLPDDAVPDGKDDSENLEVTRWGEPRQYDFAVRDHVDLGEMAGGLDFAAAVKLTGSRFVVMKGQIARMHRALSQFMLDLHTEQHGYLEAYVPYLVNHATLYGTGQLPKFGEDLFHTRPLEEEADSSNYALIPTAEVPLTNLVRDEIVEEETLPLKMTAHTPCFRAEAGSYGRDTRGLIRMHQFDKVEMVQIVRPEDSMDALEELTGHAEKVLQLLNLPYRKVLLCTGDMGFGACKTYDLEVWLPAQNTYREISSCSNMWDFQARRMQARCRSKADKKPRLVHTLNGSGLAVGRTLVAVLENYQQADGRIQVPEVLRPYMGGLEYIG
- a CDS encoding DUF1801 domain-containing protein encodes the protein MSQANNAAVETLLADIGSTHGELLEIVQQVRRVATASGSGVTESVKYGGIMFSHTQFFCGVFAYRSHVTVEFGQGHRLEDRYQQLEGNGQYRRHIKLHSLAEVKSKHLADYIKQAYALATD
- a CDS encoding MFS transporter, producing the protein MSAYSRPVLLLLCGLLLLTVSIAVLNTLVPLWLTHAQLSTWQVGMVSSSYFSGNLLGTLVAGRLIQRVGFTRSYHLSCLVFAAATAGMVLSIDFWSWLGWRFFAGVGCAWIWVIVESALLRSGNLSNRGQLLAAYMIVYYLGTVTGQLLLSMTSTELLHVVPWVTAIVISAMLPMLFARVNRHEDEPQQAAVWTMLRRRSARLGINGCIISGIVLGSLYGLMPLYLSHQGMSDANVGYWMALLVSSGIVGQWPVGRLADRYGRLLVLRIQVFVVILASVAMLGNYAMAPSLFILGCAGFTLYPVAMSWACEKAMPHELVAMNQALLMSYTIGSLLGPSMTALLMQNYSDRVLFVMIAAVALVYLLMLLKKQKPDRHHTPFAAA
- the pflA gene encoding pyruvate formate lyase 1-activating protein — protein: MSVTGRIHSFESCGTVDGPGIRFIVFFQGCLMRCLYCHNRDTWDTHGGKEVTVEELMKDAVAYRHFMNASGGGVTASGGEAILQAEFVRDWFRACHAEGINTCLDTNGFVRRYDPVIDELLDTTDLVMLDLKQMNDEIHQNLVGVSNHRTLEFARYLAKRNQRTWIRYVVVPGWSDDDKSAHLLGEFTKDMTNIEKIELLPYHELGKHKWIAMGEEYKLDGVHPPKAETMDRVKGILESYGHKVIY